From the genome of Adlercreutzia equolifaciens DSM 19450:
GTGCCGCAGCGGCGTCGTAGTAGGGCTGCGTCGGCGCCGTCGCCGCAGACGCCGGCCACGCGACCTCGGGGGACACCGCTGCGGGCGCAGGCGCGGCCTCGGGCTGGGGCGCCGATGTCCCGAAGGCGGCAAAGGGGTTCTCGGGCGCGGCCTCAGGCTGGGGCGCCGGCTGTTGGGGCACGGCCTCGGGCTGGGGTGCCGGCTGCTGGGGCTCCGGCGCGCCGGAAGCGCTCGGGGTGTTGCTATTCTCGTCCATGGTCTTCGACCTTTCTGGTTTGCGCGCCCGCTAGTTGGCGCGCTCGCTGAACACGGTTTCGGTGACGCCGTCGATGCGGGCGACGATGTCGGCGGGATCCATCAGCATCATGGCCTCGAACAGAGGCGGCGACACCATGTTGCCGCACACGGCCACGCGCAAGGGCTGGAACAAGAGCTTCGGCTTGAGCCCCGCCTCCTCGCCGGCGGCACGGCAGAGCTCCTCGAGCGCCTCGGCGTCCCACGGGTTGTCGTCGTTAGCGAGAATGCCGCGGCAGATGGCGAGCGCCTCATCGGCCCGTGCGCCCTCCTTCAGCAGCACCTTCTGGACGCTCTTCTCGTCGAGCACCACCGAGTCGCCCCAGAACAGAAACGCCAGCTTGGCGGGAATCTCGTCCAGGTGCGCCAGGCGCTCGGCAACAAGCGGGTACATGGCCTCGTAGAACTCGCGATCGTCGTCCACGTCGGCCAGGCACGCCTCCCAGGTGTCGGCGTCCACGCCCTCGCCGGGCAGATGCAGCTCGCGGGCGGCCGCTTCCGCCTCCTCTTTGGTGGGCGTCGGCACGACGGTGATGCCGTCCGGCACGTTCGACCCGTCCAGGTTGGTCTGGGCGAGCCAGGGCTTGGCGGCATCGACCCAGGCGGCAGCGCCCATGTCGCGGATATAGACGCCGTTCATCCAGTCGAGCTTCTTCTCGTCGAAGATGGAGTGCTTCTTCGTGATGCGATCGAGCGAGAAGGTGCGGCACAGCTCCTCCGGCGGGATGATGGTGGTCTCTCCGTCGAGCGACCAGCCGAGCAGCGCGAGGAAGTTCACGAGGGCGTCGGGCAGATACCCCCGGTCGCGGTACTCCTCCACGTTGGTGGCGCCGTGGCGCTTCGAGAGCTTCTTGCCGTCGGGGCCCAAGATCATGGACAGGTGCGCGAACAGCGGCACCTCGGCGCCGAGCGCCTCGTAGATGAGCACCTGGCGCGGGGTGTTGGAGAGATGATCGTCGCCGCGGATGACGTGGGTGATGGCCATGTTCACGTCGTCGCAGACCACAGCGAAGTTGTAGGTGAACGTGCCGTCGGTGCGGCGCAGGATCATGTCGTCCATCACATCGATGGGGAAGCTCATGTCGCCGTAGACGGCATCCTTGAACGTGACCGGACCGTGGTCGTCGGGCACTTTCAAGCGCCAGACATGGGGCTCGCCGGCAGCGACGCGCGCAATGGCCTCGTCGGCCGGAATGGCGCGACAGGTGCGATCGTAGCCCGCGTAACCCCCCTCGGTTTTCTCGGCGGCCTCGCGCTTGGCGTCCAGCTCCTCCTTGGTGCAGAAGCACGGGTAGGCGGCGCCGGCGTCGATGAGCTTCTGCAGCGCTGCCTCGTACGTATCGGTGCGCTGGGTCTGGAAGTAGGGGCCGCAAGGTCCGCCCACCTCCGGGCCCTCGTCCCAATCGAGGCCCATCCACTTCAGCGCGCGCAGAATGATCTGGGTGTTCTCCTCGGTGGAACGCTCCGGGTCGGTGTCCTCGATGCGCAGCACGAAGGTGCCTCCGGTAGCCCGGGCGAAGGCCCAGTTGTAGATGGCAGTGCGGGCGCCGCCGATGTGCAGCTTGCCGGTGGGAGAAGGCGCGAAGCGGACGCGCACGGGCTTGGTCGTGGTCATGGGTTTCCTTCAGTCCTCGGGGTCGATTCAGGTAATAGCGCCAGTATAGCACGGGGGCTGAGCCATCATTCTTTGACCACATCCGACTCGGCGACGGTTCGGTACAGGGCTCGTGTCCGCAGCGCAACGGAGCCGTGACGCTCCGTGACAGTTCGGCGGTGGGGCCGTATCGGTTGGACAGCAGCCCTAAGGCGACACCGGAGCGGGCCTAGACTGAAGGAGCTATGGGAGGGGCTTCGGCTTCGCACGGGCGCCCGCGAAGGACGCGCCGGCTATGCCCCGTTCCACACGTTCCCACGACGCCGTAAGAGAGGAAATCGCCATGGCCCCGTACCGTTCCGTACATGCCTTCACCGTCCGCTTCTTTCCGCACTCGTCGGTGTCCCTCCGCTGGGTTGTTGCCGTGTTCGCCCTTCTCGCCGCTCTCTGCTGGGCGTCCCCGGCCTGGGCCGTGGACAGCGCTGTCTTCGCCTCGGGCACGGGCACCGAGGCCGACCTCTACCTCATCGAGAATGCAAGTCAGCTAGCGGCCTTCCGCGATGCCGTGAACGCAGGCGACGACTATGACGGCAAATACGTGGCCCTCGGCGCCGACGTGGATCTCGAGGGCGCCGAGTGGACGCTCATCGGCACCGGCACGCGCAAGAGCAGCGGCATCGCCGAGGGCAGCACACCTTTCGCTGGCACCTTCGACGGCGCGGGCCACACCGTGAGCGGCCTGAAGATCACTTCGACCCAGGGCGCCGACTACGCCATCGGACTCTTCGGCATTCTGGACGGGGCCACCGTGAAGGACCTCACCGTGGCCGACGCGAAGATCGCCGTGCCCCAAAGCGAGCTGGCGGGCATCCTCTGCGGCATGTTGGCGAACGATTCCACTGTATCCGGCGTAAGCGTCTCCGGATCCGTTTCCGGCAAGGCGGGCGTGGGCGGCATCGCGGGGCGCATGACGCTATCCGGCGCCATCGAGAACTGCGAGAACAGCGCCTCGGTCACCGCCGCGGGCGGCGTGGGCAACGCCGGCGGTATCGTGGGCGCCGCCTACTACACCACACCCTCGGGCCGCATGGCCATCACGGGATGCCATAACAGCGGGAGCATCTCCGGCACCGACTGCATCGGCGGCATCGCCGGCCTCAGCGCGGCCTTCGTGTCGAATTGCGAGAACAGCGGCGCCATTGCCGGCACGAGCTACTCTGTCGGCGGCATCGTCGGCGAGCAGAAGAACTACGGCGCTGTGAGCGGTTGTATCAATTCCGGGGCGGTTTCCACGAGTAACGCCAGTGCCTACGGCATCGGGGGCATCGTGGGATGGGCCCGCTACGACGGCGCCGCCCCCGCCTACGCCGCCAGCGCGCCCATCACGGTGACCGGCTGCGCCAACAGCGCCTCCGTGCAAGGCGGCAGCTGCGCCGGCGGCATCGTCGGCACGTTCTACAACGCGGGCACCGTAAGCGGGAACACCAATACGGCCGCGTCCATCACCAGCTCGAGCTTCGCCGGGGGCATCGTGGGCAACCTGCAGAACGCCGACATCTCGTCGCTGCCCTCCACAGTACCCGAGGGCATCCTCGTGGAGAACAACGTGAGCACCACCCCGCTCGATGCCATCACGGCTCCCTTGAAGGGCCCCTACGCCTACAACAACACGCCGAGCGATTTCACCGTGCGCGACAACGGGAGCGCCTGGGTGGCCCAGGCCGGAGCGACGCGCTATGCCACGCTCGCGGGCGCCTTCGCAACGGCCCCTGATCACAGCACCATCAAGCTCGTCAGCAGCGTGAGCGAACAGCCGACCCTCTCCGTTTCCGACGGGCGCGAGCTCACGCTGGATCTGGCCGGCTTCAACCTCTTCTTCGCCACGGACGGCGGTCTGTCCCTTCAGGATGGAGCCCTGACGGTAACCGGACAGGGCGACGTGGCGACCGCCGAGGGAGCCGACGGCAAGCCCGAGCCTTTGGCCACCGTAAGCGGCACGGGGTCACTCGCGCTTAAGGGCGGCAGTTACAACCAGGACGTAGCGCCCTATGTGGCTGATTCCTACGCCGAGTTCGTCCCCGCCGACGCTCACGCGACGGCCCCCTTTTCCGTCGTGCCCGCCTCAACGGCCAAGCACAACGCCCAGGCCGTCGTTCACGATGGAGGCAAGACCGTTTACTATGGTGACGCCGGCGCAGCCCGAACAGCAGCGGCCGCTGCCCCTGGCGCCACCGTGGAGGAGCTGAAAGCCCCGAGCACGCCATCGGGCAACGAGGGCGGCGAGGGCAACCCGAGCGACGGACAGACGGGAACGACAAACGACGGGCAGCCGAGCGGAGACACCAACGCGAATGCCGGGGACAAGACAGATGACAGCACCGCAGCCGACGACCAGACCGACGGCAACGGGACGAAGGGCGCGGACAAGGATGACGCCTCTAAGGCGACAGCCAAACCCAGCACATCCAGCGCGGCGTCTGGCACGCATACTTACCGCAGCAGCTCGATCGCCTACCGCGGCGTTCCACAGACTGGAGACGCGGCCACCGATGCGCTGCTCGCCGTGGGAGCTCTGGCCGTCGTCTCGGGCGGCGCCGCGGCCCTCGCCCGCGCCCGCATGAAGCGTGCCCGGGCCAAGTAGCGTAGCTCGGCATCGCTCGCACCGTAAGCCGCAATCGCCGTGGCTCCTCTTTACCTGAGAGCGCACATCGAGGCCGTCGCCCTGACCACTACCTCCTCGTCGGCCTCCCCACGGAAACGGGCAACTCCCGCAGGGCCTCCATTACCTCAGCGGCGGCTTCCTCGGCTTGCAACTGACGAGGCATGTCGAGGCCCGCGCGCTCGAAGGCCTCGGCCAGCGCGGCAGCGTAGTCGCGCTTGTGGGCATCGTTGAGCGCCTTCCACGGAATGCCCTTGAACCAAGCGGCCACCTCCCCATTGAAGGGCACGCGTCCTTGCAGCATGAGCGCCATGATGACAGGGTATCCCGCGTAGCCCTGCCAGAACGTCGCGTTGTCGTTGGAGCGGTAGCGTTCCTCGTCGTCCCAGGTCACCCGGTACTCCTTCGACCCGTCCGACGATCGCACGATAAGCGCTTCCGGACTCAAATCGTAGCGATCGTCGACCAGCGCCGTCCACGCCTCGTACACTTTCTCAACCGGTGGCAATTTTTCCATGAGATACTCCTTGTATCGCACTTTCTCGTTCTGCTCATTATGACTCCACTGCTTCGGTTCAACGCAAAACTGCCACTCATCAGTTATGTTGCAAGCCTTCCAGTTATGGTCATTTCATGTGTGCCCATTTACAAAGTGCCTGCTCATAGAGTTATCCACAGCGAAAACGAGACACTGCCGCGACATAACTGCGGTTTGACGCTGCTACGATCCCCGCCCTACTTCGATCCATCTAAAAAACAAGGGGCACCATGGCGGTACTTTTAGCGGGCGCCTGAGCGCTTCCTTTTGCCTTCGGAATTCTGCCCGGAGAGGGAGACGAGGGCGATCATGGCGGCCATGAGGACAAGGCCGATCCAATCCCAGGCAGAGAACGGAGTGTGCAGCCACAAGGCAGCGATGACCATGGCACCGGCCGGCTCAGCCACGCCCAGAAGGCTCCCCTTCACCGAGCCCACGAGCGACACGCCGTAGAGGAACAGCCCGAAAGCAGCAAAGGTACCCAGAACGCCCACGCCACCGATAAGAGCGAGCCAGCCTGTAGCGTCCATGTCGGGAACGAGACTGCCGGCGGTGCCGAAAAGGTCGGTGAGAATCGAGCCCGCAGCGCCGAGGGCGGCAGAAGGGGCGACGAGCAGCGAAACGATCGCCTCTCCGATGAGCCACACGAGAATGGCGACAATACCGCTAATGACCATACCGCAGGCGATGATGGTGGGGCGATCCCATCGGCCGTAGAGCCGTTGGGGCGCCATGATGTAGAGCGTCTCGGACAAGGCGTTGGCAATGCCCCAAGCCAAGCCCGCCACCGGCAGCACGATGACGCCCCAGTCTCCCTGGGTGGCGATGAGCGTCGCGGCGGCCATCGCGCACATCAGCCCGACAAAGTCGGCGACGCGCGGCAGACGGCGCGCTCGGGCGCAGGTGATGAGCATGACGAACACCGTGCAGGTGGCCTGGAGCACCGTGGCCGTGCCGGCGTTGGTGAGGGCCACCGACACCGCATAGGTGATCTGCGAGAGGTACAGCCCCACACCGAACAGAACGAGCGTCGGACGGGCGGCGGGGCTCCCCAGCAGCGAGAGCAGAGCCTCGCGACGCGTAACGAATACGAAGACGGCGAACAGCAGGGCCGCCACGCCGGCACGTACGGCGGAGATGAAGGCGGAGCTTACCTCGTAACTCTCCGCGAGGAACTGGATGCAGGCTCCTGAGAATCCCCACAGCGTCGCACCCGCCAGGGCACATACCACCCCTCGCCAGAAGACCTTAGAAGCGTTCACCGCCGTCTCACCTCCGTGCAATCCATCGAAATCCGTTGCCGCAGAGGCAGCATACACCATCCCGTGCACAAGGAGCCAGAGAGGCCGCACCTTCGACCGCTGCGGGCAAAACGACCTCCCTACTGCCGCCCTCGGCACTTGGCGGCGCGGCTATCGTCCCTCTTCGCGCTTGGCGGCGCGGGCGGCGCGCTTGGCGGCCAAGCGCTCGCGGGCGGCATCGCCCTTGGCGAGGTTGTTGGCGCGCCGTTCGCTGCGCCCCGTGGGGCGGCCGGAAGCGGGAGTGGCTGACGCTGAGCCCTTGGCCGGGTCCTGGCCCAGGGCGGACCGAGATCCGCCCCTGCGGGAATCGGTCGGGGCATTTTGCGAAACAGCCTTAGCAGAGCCTGTCCGAGCATTTTTGGAAACGCCCGCAGCGGGATCTGTTGCGATACCCCGGGGGACAGAAGAGGCAGGATCGGAGGCAAAGCCGGAAGCGCCGCCCTCCATCTCCGCGAAAGGAGCCCCCTCTTCGGCGTCGGTCTCGCCGAAGATTTTCTCCAGGAAGTGCACGATAGCCGGAAGCAGGTTGTCGCGTTCCTCCTCCGAGAAGTAGCGCAAAGGCAGCGTCAGCTTGCGCTTATCCGTCTGGTAGCGGCCGGCCGCGCGGCGCAGGGGCTTCATGGCGGCAGCGGGGATGTCGATGGGCTCCACGATGAGCTTGCCCGCCGCCACGGAGATGAGCTTGACCCCGTGCTCGTTGGCGAAGGCCTTCAGCCATGCGCGCTCGAAGAGGTTGGCCGCCGCCTCGGGCATCTCGGGGGCCTTGGCGAGCATATCCTCGCGGAGGGCGGCCACCTCCTCCACCGTGGAGGCCGAAGCCAGCTTGCGGTACCACAGCACCCGGGCGTCGGCGTCGGGGATGTACTCCTCGGGCAGGTAGGCGTGACCGGGGATGTTCACGGTGATGTCGGAAAGCGCCGGCGGCAGCTCGCCTGAGGCGCCCACGCCCTCGCGCGTCTCGTTCACGGCCTGGTTGAGCATCTGGGCAAACAGATCGAAACCCACAGCCGACATGTTGCCGGACTGCTCGGCGCCGAGCATCGAGCCGGCCCCGCGAATCTCCAGATCGCGCATGGCGATGCGCATGCCGCTGCCCAGATCCTGATGCTCGTTGATGGCGGTGAGGCGCGCGGCGGCCTCTTCGGTCAAAGGCACGTTCTCGGGGAACATGAAGTAGGCGTAGGCCTGGGTGGACGAGCGGCCCACACGGCCCTTCAGCTGGTACATCTGCGCGAGGCCCAGACGCTGGGCGTCCTCGATGATGAGCGTGTTGGTGTGGGGGTTGTCGATGCCGCTCTCGATGATGGTGGTGGCCACGAGCACGTCCAGCTCGCCGGCGGCGAACTCCTCCATCACCTGCTCCAGCTCCTCCTTGGTCATCTGCCCGTGGGCCACGCCGACCCGCGCCTCCCCGGCGGCGGCATGCACGCGATCGACCGCCTCGTCGATGGAGCGCACGCGGTTGGACACGTAGTACACCTGGCCGCCCCGCGCCAACTCGTAGCGGATGGCGGCCGATACGACGTCGGGATCCCACTCCCCCACGTGCACCTCCACGGGGCGCCGCTCGTCGGGCGGCGTTAGGATGAGCGACATGTCGCGCACCCCCGACAGCGACATCTGCATGGTGCGCGGGATGGGGGTGGCCGACAACGTCAGCACGTCGATGGACTCGCGCAAGTTCTTCAGCTGCTCTTTGTGCTGCACGCCGAAGCGCTGCTCCTCGTCGATGATGACCAGTCCCAGATCGTGCGGGTTCACATCGCGCGAGAGCAGCCGGTGCGTGCCCACGAGCACCTGCACGTCGCCTTTGGCGAAGCCCTCCAGGGCCGCCTTCTGCTGCTCGGGCGT
Proteins encoded in this window:
- the gltX gene encoding glutamate--tRNA ligase, with product MTTTKPVRVRFAPSPTGKLHIGGARTAIYNWAFARATGGTFVLRIEDTDPERSTEENTQIILRALKWMGLDWDEGPEVGGPCGPYFQTQRTDTYEAALQKLIDAGAAYPCFCTKEELDAKREAAEKTEGGYAGYDRTCRAIPADEAIARVAAGEPHVWRLKVPDDHGPVTFKDAVYGDMSFPIDVMDDMILRRTDGTFTYNFAVVCDDVNMAITHVIRGDDHLSNTPRQVLIYEALGAEVPLFAHLSMILGPDGKKLSKRHGATNVEEYRDRGYLPDALVNFLALLGWSLDGETTIIPPEELCRTFSLDRITKKHSIFDEKKLDWMNGVYIRDMGAAAWVDAAKPWLAQTNLDGSNVPDGITVVPTPTKEEAEAAARELHLPGEGVDADTWEACLADVDDDREFYEAMYPLVAERLAHLDEIPAKLAFLFWGDSVVLDEKSVQKVLLKEGARADEALAICRGILANDDNPWDAEALEELCRAAGEEAGLKPKLLFQPLRVAVCGNMVSPPLFEAMMLMDPADIVARIDGVTETVFSERAN
- a CDS encoding EamA family transporter; this encodes MNASKVFWRGVVCALAGATLWGFSGACIQFLAESYEVSSAFISAVRAGVAALLFAVFVFVTRREALLSLLGSPAARPTLVLFGVGLYLSQITYAVSVALTNAGTATVLQATCTVFVMLITCARARRLPRVADFVGLMCAMAAATLIATQGDWGVIVLPVAGLAWGIANALSETLYIMAPQRLYGRWDRPTIIACGMVISGIVAILVWLIGEAIVSLLVAPSAALGAAGSILTDLFGTAGSLVPDMDATGWLALIGGVGVLGTFAAFGLFLYGVSLVGSVKGSLLGVAEPAGAMVIAALWLHTPFSAWDWIGLVLMAAMIALVSLSGQNSEGKRKRSGAR